In the genome of Mus caroli unplaced genomic scaffold, CAROLI_EIJ_v1.1 scaffold_22331_1, whole genome shotgun sequence, the window tactccagaagagggagtcagatctcgttacggatggttgtgagccaccatgtggttgctgggatttgaactccggaccttcggaagagcagtcgggtgctcttacccactgagccatctctccagcccgaggggTAATGTTGAAGTAATGTTGTGGTACACTGTGTGAAGATGAGTCTCTGTCCTACCTTGCTTAAATAAAGCACCTTCTGAGTGGTAAAATAAAAACCCTATGTCCTGTAGCAAAGGAGAGTAGAAGGCAGGATTCTTGTCAGAGCGAGGAACTCAGGGAAGAGGGAAGCATGGGGGATTTGCCACACGGGCTCATAGAAAGTGGTATgtgtgaaactgaggagaggtgacCAGCCACGTGGCAGAAATTAGAATAGTATGAATGGGATAACTGAATTATGAGATAGCTGGGAACAGGCCTAGCATAAAGCGTAGgcattcaaaaataaatgtaagtctGCCGTCATTATTCAGAGCAAGGGAAGACAAGCAGGAATCTCCGACAGATAACAGGAGCAGGAGCAAGCAGACACAGAGCaagcctttccttcttccatgtcttcatgtaggcttccagcagaaggctTGGCCCAGatcagaaagggggaggggctccTGCTCAAATATTCTGAATTACAAAGGGGGAGGGGCTCCTGCTCAAATATTCTGAATTACAAAGGGGGAGGGGCTCCTGCTCAAATATTCTGGATTGCaggtgtgtcttcctacctcacaGAAAAGGGTCAGAAAttgatcttcccacttcaaattaagcaaaaacgCCTCACAGATGGTGTCCTCCATTTTGAGGTTTTAGTTAACCCCACATGTAGCTGGCATCAAAGAACCAACACCATGGTCCCTGTCCAAGTTCTGGAACTGCTCTGTTTGGGGCTTTGCAGCTCCTTTTAGCACCCatggctctgcttcctgcctcccctcttaCAGGGAGTTTTCTTCCCACGGGTGGAAAAGCACGTAAAGTTTCTCTGGATGTAAGTTTGATGAGAGCAGGGCGGCCTAAGACCTGAGAGCCCTGGAGAAGAGCAAACAGGAAGGAGGCCCTGGGGCAGCTCAGCAGCCCGCCATCCCCTTTACCCTCTGCTCTGTGGCCTCGGACGCTGTCATCTTTGTTTCTTCCACCAGGCGGCGCCGTTGCCCAAGAATGTGATGCTTCTCTTTCATCTTCAACAGNTGAGACCCTGGAGGCTCTGCAGTGGCAGGGAAGATGGGAAAGGGGACACCTTTCTCTGCAGGAATGCTCTGGATATTGGGGTGTCATGGGCTGTTACAAATTAGCATTCAAATATCTGATTGGAGTTTATCTTGTTCATAGGGAATNAAAAACTAACATCAGCTCAAGTGCAAAGATGAGCACACACGGTGTCTTCTTCCTGGGATGAGGCTGTGATCAGTATTTCGTATTTTTAATTCTATGACTCTTTGCAAATTGTCTTCAGTAAAGTGTATTTCAATCATACATTCCTGTCCTGTTCCAGAGCTGGCTTCACTGGCTGGTGATAGAGATTTGTCTAAAGAGCCCGCTATCCTCAGCCCCCTGCCTCACACTCTAGATATGTAGGAGATAGAAAGGATTTCTGAaaccatatatttaaatttttttattagaagcATTTGGTTTTTGTACATGACTATGTAGGTGCACAAGCATTGGGTCCattggaactgaagttgcagatggttgaCAGCCTCCATGTGCTGATGGAACTCACCCTGGATCCTCTGCAACAGCAACACGTGCTCtcagctctgagccatctctccagccaccattgGAATGTTCACATCAGGAAACCACACAGAGGTTTCACAGCCTGCTGACTGAGCACCTTGAGAGAAACTAGAGGCACAGGAAGAGACAGTGTCAGTGCAGAGCTCAGAGGGGAGCTGGGCACTGATGGGGAGAGGcctgagggacagagacagaggacagggatgagcaggaggggacagaggcaaaggcagagaccTAACTCAGCAGAGTCCCCTGTTGTAGGGTATCTCTGTCAGACTGCACTGGACACATCTGCAGAACCCTGCTGGCCTCTTACATTTCATAGTGAacactgtgctggtttgaatgagaacagctcATGGGAATGAATGCTTCAAATCCAGCTGATGGAACTGTTCAGAAAGgacttggaggtgtggccttgttggaggatgtgtgccACTGGGTTGGGCACTGAGGTTTTAACAGACTTTCTCTATTCCCAGTGTCTCAGCCTTTGCTTGCAAATCAAGtcctgagctctcagctgttcctccaCCACACCTtccctctgccatcatggactcaaCCCCTCTGAACCTAGAGAACAAATTAAACACGTTCTTTATATGTTGCCTTGGTTACACTGtcatatcacagcaataaaaaactaGATAAAGCTGGTGTGGTGATATAGGCCTTCAATCTCAGTGTGGTGGGTTGAATAGGATGCAAAGGCAGATgtaagttcaagggcaacctgatctacataatgagttccagaatagccagggctgtgCAGATAGAccttgtctaaacaaacaaacaaacaaacaccgtagtaaaataagaagaaaagcaatggAGACAGGTCCTCTCTGTGAAGCTGCCTAGCCCCAACAGCATCCCTAGCTTGGTCAGGAAGAAACCTGAGAGCATCAAGTCCCCATGGAAAATGCTCACAGCATCTATAAGAGGGGTTCAGGGAGACAGGGTCTGCTGAATCCTGGTGAGGCTGGGGGCTGCTGTGGAGATCTACATGGGGAGGTGACTGGAGTTCACACCTGTGGTCACACACATTCGTTGCTCTGTGTGATCAGTGACTGTCTTCAGGAGTCCCCACCCATCTCTGCTCTTCTTTCCACTTCACTTCTGTGACTGTGATTTGAAAAGATCCACAGAATCTTGAAGTGAGTAAATTTAATCTTTCCCCACACTACTGATCAGGGATGAAACCTCACATCACCAGTGTGTGCTCTCTGGCATGAGAATCATCTTTCTTCCAGCCCAGCGTCCACACTGCACAGGCCTGAGGAACTCTGGGGCCCACTCAGTTATCAGAACCAGTGTCCCCCACTCCTGTGACATTCATGTCCCTCAACTCATCAGCTCATAAGTGTGAGTGAAGGTTAGGGAGGGATGGAGATCATTATTCTCTGTTATAGACAATGACAGTTCCTCTCCTACTGTGACTGAGTCACTAAAGCAACTATACCATGGAAGTGCAGACACAGAGAAGTGCAGTGGAGACAGGGATCAGTGCCCTGCTGTCTGTGGTCTGCACAGGGGTCTCTCTTCAGTGGACAAGGGGATCTCCTGTGCTGAGACAATGTCCCAGGTCCACAGCGACAAACTCAGGACTCAGAATGAAGATCCTTGTtttaaatacacatgcacacacacacacacacaaatacacctaaCCAACCTGAAGCCACAGACTTTTCATCTAGGAAGTAACACAAGGAATCTGTGTCCCAGCACAGGGCTGAGAAGACAGATCCTGAGGGGAGAGGCAAAGTCTACACTTAACAGATGAGAGTCCTGCACTGAGGCTTGGCAGTGTGAGCCGCCCATTGCAGGTGAACAGAGCCTAGTCTCTGTGGGATCCGTGTGGGGCTTGCAGCCCAGCGCCTCTGCTTTAAGGAAAAGCCTCTCTCCACTGCATCCCTAAGAGCTTGTGTCGCCATTGTATTCCCGGAAGAGGCTTTTCTTCTAGAAGACTCCAGGGTCTGACTtctgaagagaagaaggaagaggaagagtggaAGAGAGGGCACAGAGAGTATGGCCTGCGGGTCTCTCCTGGTGTCCTGAGAGCTTCTGGGTAGAACTCGGAGACACCATGACAAACAGCGCTCTGTCCGCAGTACAGGGTTCAGGCAAAGTCTTAGTCTCCAGGCAGtgaggtcaggggtggggaaGCCCAGGGCTGGGGATTCCCCATCTCCTCAGTTTCACTTCTGCTCCTAACCTGGGTCAAGTCCTTCTGCCCGGACACTGATGACGCGCGGTCAGCTCTTACCCCCATTGGGTGGCGCGATTACCAGGAACCAATCAGCGTCGCTGCGGACGCTGGATATAAAGTCCACGCAGCCGCGGATCTCAGAAGTCGCGGATCGCCGAGGGGTGCGATGGCACCGCGCAcgctgctcctgctgctggcgGCCGCCCTGGCCCCGACTCAGACGCGCGCGAGTGAGTACCGGGCCGGGAGGGAAACGGCCTCTGAGGGGAGGAGCGGGGGCGGCACCGGGGAAGTCGCGTCCCCACGTCGCCCAACAGACCCTCCGCCCTTCCCCACCCGCGTCCGGTGCCCCGCGCCCTGCTCCCCTCTCAGCCTGCGCAGCCGCCCGGGGTCCCGGGAGGAGGTCCGGGTCTCACCGCGCGCCGCCCCCAGGCCCACACTCGCTGCGATATTTCTACACCGCCGTGTCCCGGCCTGGCCTCAGGGAGCCCCGGTTCATTATCGTCGGCTACGTGGACGACACGCAGTTCGTGCGCTTCGACAGCGACGCTGAGAATCCGAGATATGAGCCGCGGGCGCGGTGGATGGAGCAGGAGGGGCCGGAGTATTGGGAGGAGGAGACACAGATCGCCAAGGGCAATGAGCAGAGATTCCGAGTGAACCTGAGGACCGCGCTGCGCTACTACAACCAGAGCGCGGGCGGTGAGTGACCCCGGGTCGGAGGTCACGGCCCCTCCACTTCCCGACACAGGTGCCAGAGACGTCCCGGGTCCCAAGTCCGAGGTTCGGGAGCAGAACCGACCCGGGACCGGTTTCTCTTTCAGTTTGAGGAGGCCGCGggtgggcggggcggggcgggtgGGCGGGGCTGACCGCGGGGTCCCGCAGACTCTCACACGATCCAGCGGATGTCCGGCTGTGAGGTGGGGTCGGACGGGCGCCTCCTCCGCGGGTATGAGCAGTTCGCATACGACGGCCGCGATTACATTGCCCTGAACGAAGACCTGAAAACGTGGACGGCGGCGGACATGGCGGCGCAGATCACCCGACGCAAGTGGGAGCAGGCTGGTGATGCAGAGAGATACAGGGCCTACCTGGAGGGCGAGTGCGTGGAGTGGCTCCGCAGATACCTGGAGCTCGGGAATGCGACGCTGCTGCGCACAGGTGCNNNNNNNNNNNNNNNNNNNNNNNNNNNNNNNNNNNNNNNNNNNNNNNNNNNNNNNNNNNNNNNNNNNNNNNNNNNNNNNNNNNNNNNNNNNNNNNNNNNNNNNNNNNNNNNNNNNNNNNNNNNNNNNNNNNNNNNNNNNNNNNNNNNNNNNNNNNNNNNNNNNNNNNNNNNNNNNNNNNNNNNNNNNNNNNNNNNNNNNNNNNNNNNNNNNNNNNNNNNNNNNNNNNNNNNNNNNNNNNNNNNNNNNNNNNNNNNNNNNNNNNNNNNNNNNNNNNNNNNNNNNNNNNNNNNNNNNNNNNNNNNNNNNNNNNNNNNNNNNNNNNNNNNNNNNNNNNNNNNNNNNNNNNNNNNNNNNNNNNNNNNNNNNNNNNNNNNNNNNNNNNNNNNNNNNNNNNNNNNNNNNNNNNNNNNNNNNNNNNNNNNNNNNNNNNNNNNNNNNNNNNNNNNNNNNNNNNNNNNNNNNNNNNNNNNNNNNNNNNNNNNNNNNNNNNNNNNNNNNNNNNNNNNNNNNNNNNNNNNNNNNNNNNNNNNNNNNNNNNNNNNNNNNNNNNNNNNNNNNNNNNNNNNNNNNNNNNNNNNNNNNNNNNNNNNNNNNNNNNNNNNNNNNNNNNNNNNNNNNNNNNNNNNNNNNNNNNNNNNNNNNNNNNNNNNNNNNNNNNNNNNNNNNNNNNNNNNNNNNNNNNNNNNNNNNNNNNNNNNNNNNNNNNNNNNNNNNNNNNNNNNNNNNNNNNNNNNNNNNNNNNNNNNNNNNNNNNNNNNNNNNNNNNNNNNNNNNNNNNNNNNNNNNNNNNNNNNNNNNNNNNNNNNNNNNNNNNNNNNNNNNNNNNNNNNNNNNNNNNNNNNNNNNNNNNNNNNNNNNNNNNNNNNNNNNNNNNNNNNNNNNNNNNNNNNNNNNNNNNNNNNNNNNNNNNNNNNNNNNNNNNNNNNNNNNNNNNNNNNNNNNNNNNNNNNNNNNNNNNNNNNNNNNNNNNNNNNNNNNNNNNNNNNNNNNNNNNNNNNNNNNNNNNNNNNNNNNNNNNNNNNNNNNNNNNNNNNNNNNNNNNNNNNNNNNNNNNNNNNNNNNNNNNNNNNNNNNNNNNNNNNNNNNNNNNNNNNNNNNNNNNNNNNNNNNNNNNNNNNNNNNNNNNNNNNNNNNNNNNNNNNNNNNNNNNNNNNNNNNNNNNNNNNNNNNNNNNNNNNNNNNNNNNNNNNNNNNNNNNNNNNNNNNNNNNNNNNNNNNNNNNNNNNNNNNNNNNNNNNNNNNNNNNNNNNNNNNNNNNNNNNNNNNNNNNNNNNNNNNNNNNNNNNNNNNNNNNNNNNNNNNNNNNNNNNNNNNNNNNNNNNNNNNNNNNNNNNNNNNNNNNNNNNNNNNNNNNNNNNNNNNNNNNNNNNNNNNNNNNNNNNNNNNNNNNNNNNNNNNNNNNNNNNNNNNNNNNNNNNNNNNNNNNNNNNNNNNNNNNNNNNNNNNNNNNNNNNNNNNNNNNNNNNNNNNNNNNNNNNNNNNNNNNNNNNNNNNNNNNNNNNNNNNNNNNNNNNNNNNNNNNNNNNNNNNNNNNNNNNNNNNNNNNNNNNNNNNNNNNNNNNNNNNNNNNNNNNNNNNNNNNNNNNNNNNNNNNNNNNNNNNNNNNNNNNNNNNNNNNNNNNNNNNNNNNNNNNNNNNNNNNNNNNNNNNNNNNNNNNNNNNNNNNNNNNNNNNNNNNNNNNNNNNNNNNNNNNNNNNNNNNNNNNNNNNNNNNNNNNNNNNNNNNNNNNNNNNNNNNNNNNNNNNNNNNNNNNNNNNNNNNNNNNNNNNNNNNNNNNNNNNNNNNNNNNNNNNNNNNNNNNNNNNNNNNNNNNNNNNNNNNNNNNNNNNNNNNNNNNNNNNNNNNNNNNNNNNNNNNNNNNNNNNNNNNNNNNNNNNNNNNNNNNNNNNNNNNNNNNNNNNNNNNNNNNNNNNNNNNNNNNNNNNNNNNNNNNNNNNNNNNNNNNNNNNNNNNNNNNNNNNNNNNNNNNNNNNNNNNNNNNNNNNNNNNNNNNNNNNNNNNNNNNNNNNNNNNGAGCCCCTCACCCTGAGATGGggtaaggagggtgtgggtgcAGAGCTGGGGTCAGGGAAAGCTGGAGCCTTCTGCAGACCCTGAGCTGGTCAGGGCTGAGAGCTGGGATCATAATCCTCACCTTCATTTCCTGTAATTGTCCTTCCCAGAGCCTCCTCCATCCACTGACTCCAATATGGTGACCATTGCTGTTCTGATTGTCCTTGGAGCTGTGATAGTCATTGGAGCTATGGTGGCTTTtttgatgaagaggaggagagacaCAGGTAGGAAAGGGCAGTGTCTGcgttctctctcagcctcctttAGCAGTGTGCTCTGCTCATCAATGGGGAACACAGCCACACCCCACATTGCTACTGTCTCTAACTGGGTCTGCTGTCAGTTCTGGGAACTTCCAGTGTCAAGATCTTCCTTGAACTCTCACAGCTTTCCTTCTCACAGGTGGAAAAGGAGGGGACTATGCTCCAGCTCCAGGTTAGTGTTGGGGACAGGGTTGTCCTGGGGACACTGGAGTCAAGCTGGAGATgttgggagctctgggaatccATAACAGCTCCTCCAGAGAAATCTTCTGGGGGCCTCAGTTGTACCAtgatatgaatacatacatgtacatatacatatacatttgttttgttttaccctagGCAGAGAAGGCTCCCAGACCTCTGATATGTCTCTCCCAGTTTGTAAAGGTAGCACTCTAGCGTCTGATTTGAGAGGGACAATGTGGACATGATTGGGTTTCAGGGACTCCCAGAATCCCCTGTGAGTGAGCTGTGGGTGGTTGGAATGTTGTCTTCACAGTGATGGGTCATGACTCTTGTTCTCTAGCATGAAGACAGCTGCCTGGAGTGGACTGAGTGACAGATGGTGTGTTCAGGTCTCCTGTGACATCCAGAGCCCTCAGTTTTCTTTACACAACGTTGTCATATGTTCCCTGTGAGCTTTTGGGTTCAGTGTGAAGAATTGTGGAGCCCAGCCTTCCCTGCACACCAGGACCCTATCCCTGCACTGCCCCATGTTCCCTTCCACAGCCAACCTTGCTGGTTCAGCCAAACACTGGGGGACATCTGCAGCCTGCCAGCTCCATGCTACCCTGACCTGCAGCTCCTCACTTCCACACTGAGAATAATAATTTGAATGTGACCTTGATTGTTATCATCTTGAGATAGGGCTGATTTCTTGTTAATTTCATGGATTGAGAATACttagaggttttgtttgtttgattgattaatttgtttttttgaagaaagaaatggcagaTGAATAAACTTCCAGAATCTGGGTCACTATGCTGTGTAGATAGCCggtgcctaaaagatggcgctggcctctggTACACCGTCGCCATaaacaacactttaaaaaattaagagttcgccctaggtcatctggcagttgtagtcacacagatccatGGTATCCAGTGACAGGCAAatttccttatgcacagaccaacctaagacatggggcctggaGGCAATAGGGTAACCCTAGGACgagtaaggctgtgacatgaaaggatcgacctaagacagAAGCCGTGGctgatggacagacttgcccagacctagtccaNcatcatattattaaacaaaaaagggggagatgttggCAGCTGGGTGCCGTCCTCTGGTAAACAACGCTACTGCGCAGgcactagcccgaatctggcgccaacccctcccgagcgggtacACACAAATCaaagtgccggcagactgaccaatcccaggagtacacatagctctccccagtgctggggtNtatataaggagtcctccctgggtttctGGAGGTTCCCATAGCAttgaggtgttcctgaaataaaaaaggctgttgagaagaatccgactgtgttgtgttttttcttgctggacgaggtgagcGCAACAATGCTGTGTGTATCTGTTGGGACAGGATGAGGCTGTGGCAGCTGAGTGTGAACAGGGCTGTGCCCAGGTGGGCTNAGTCCGTTTTGATCTGTGATGGGGTCACACCTCCACTGTGTCACCTCTGGGTTCTGTTCTCTCCATCACTATGAGACACATGCTGAGAGTTTGTGGTCACAAAGACACAGGGAAGGCCTGAACCCTGCCTGTCCCCAGGATTATGATCCCGCAGGGCTACAGATCAGAGACTCAACTAGGGAACCTTTAATGTGCTGGGTGC includes:
- the LOC110289160 gene encoding H-2 class I histocompatibility antigen, K-K alpha chain-like, producing MAPRTLLLLLAAALAPTQTRASPHSLRYFYTAVSRPGLREPRFIIVGYVDDTQFVRFDSDAENPRYEPRARWMEQEGPEYWEEETQIAKGNEQRFRVNLRTALRYYNQSAGDSHTIQRMSGCEVGSDGRLLRGYEQFAYDGRDYIALNEDLKTWTAADMAAQITRRKWEQAGDAERYRAYLEGECVEWLRRYLELGNATLLRTGPLTLRWEPPPSTDSNMVTIAVLIVLGAVIVIGAMVAFLMKRRRDTGGKGGDYAPAPGREGSQTSDMSLPVCKA